Proteins from a single region of Phycisphaeraceae bacterium D3-23:
- a CDS encoding VOC family protein, which translates to MKRVTGIGGIFMSAKDPKAMRAWYKKHLGIDVQDWGGAAFTWTDDEGKPTAGSTIWSVWPADGKPFAPSESSFMVNYRVEDLEALLQVLRDEGCDVLDKTDDSEFGKFGWVMDPEGNKVELWQPPEGQ; encoded by the coding sequence ATGAAACGAGTCACAGGCATCGGCGGCATCTTCATGAGCGCGAAAGACCCCAAGGCGATGCGCGCGTGGTACAAGAAACACCTCGGGATCGATGTGCAGGACTGGGGCGGGGCCGCGTTTACTTGGACGGATGACGAGGGCAAGCCGACCGCGGGGAGCACGATCTGGTCAGTCTGGCCGGCGGACGGCAAGCCCTTCGCCCCGAGCGAGTCGAGCTTTATGGTCAACTACCGCGTCGAAGATTTGGAGGCGCTGTTGCAGGTGCTGCGCGACGAGGGCTGCGACGTCCTCGACAAGACCGACGACTCGGAGTTCGGTAAGTTCGGCTGGGTCATGGACCCCGAGGGCAACAAGGTCGAGCTCTGGCAGCCGCCGGAGGGGCAGTGA